From a region of the Panicum virgatum strain AP13 chromosome 2K, P.virgatum_v5, whole genome shotgun sequence genome:
- the LOC120694810 gene encoding probable indole-3-acetic acid-amido synthetase GH3.11 isoform X2: MCLSDHALSHYKRGAQAPEIVTLSHCLPLQSRSIFISSFASNMDEHKLGYKGNDVLQDLEILTMNAKAAQELILRKILEKNHGTEYLNKFMNGSTDISAFKSQVPVVTYDVVQPYIARIAAGEPSSILCGEQIVELLRSSGTSRGEPRLMPSISEDLYRRTYLYSLIMPIMNKYIRGLGEGKAMYLLFVKAETLTNAGIPVRSVLTSYYKSPHFLHRKHDLYNKYTGPDEVILCPESEQSMYCQLLCGLVERQHVLRLGAVFASAFLRSISFLEQHWCDLVSDIRIGQLSSNITNSTCRLAIQSFLALPNPELADEIEAICSSESWKGILGKLWPNVKYIEAVLTGTMAQYIPMLEFYSDGKIPLVCTMYASSESYFGVNLRPLCSPKDVSYTILPNMAYFEFIPLEDGRKLIEDDEVVENDTLVSLVDVKVGCYYELVVTTFSGLYRYRVGDVLQVTGFYNRAPQFKFICRRNVILSVDSDKTNEEDLHNSVTRAKEILENRNYLLLEYTSCTDTSTVPGHYVLFWEIKSTCEGATPCVPLDAQILESCCIAVEEALDYVYRRCRAHDRSIGPLEIRLVEAGAFDDLMDLLVSQGSSINQYKTPRCIESGPALKLLNSRVTGSFFSPRDPEWTV; encoded by the exons ATGTGTCTCTCAGATCATGCACTATCACATTATAAAAGGGGTGCACAAGCTCCAGAAATCGTTACTCTGAGCCATTGTCTTCCCCTTCAAAGTAGGTCCAtatttatttcttcttttgcttCCAATATGGATGAGCATAAGTTAGGCTACAAGGGAAATGATGTTCTGCAAGATCTTGAAATACTGACTATGAATGCCAAAGCAGCCCAAGAGCTTATATTGAGAAAAATACTTGAGAAGAATCATGGTACTGAATActtgaacaaattcatgaaTGGGTCCACAGACATTTCTGCCTTCAAGAGCCAGGTTCCAGTAGTGACATATGATGTGGTCCAACCATACATTGCAAGGATTGCAGCTGGTGAACCATCTTCAATTTTATGCGGAGAACAAATTGTAGAGCTGCTCAGAAG CTCTGGAACTTCTCGTGGTGAGCCAAGATTGATGCCATCCATCTCAGAGGATCTTTATCGTCGAACATACCTGTATAGTCTCATCATGCCTATCATGAACAA GTATATACGAGGCCTTGGTGAGGGCAAGGCGATGTATCTTCTCTTTGTAAAAGCTGAAACATTGACAAACGCTGGCATTCCAGTCCGATCAGTCCTCACTAGCTATTATAAGAGCCCTCATTTCTTGCACCGCAAACACGACCTGTACAACAAGTATACCGGTCCTGACGAGGTCATTCTTTGCCCTGAAAGTGAGCAAAGCATGTACTGCCAACTACTTTGTGGACTGGTAGAACGCCAGCATGTCCTTCGTCTTGGAGCAGTTTTTGCCTCAGCGTTCCTTCGATCCATCAGCTTTCTTGAGCAACATTGGTGTGACCTAGTTAGTGACATCCGAATCGGTCAGCTCAGTTCCAACATCACCAATTCCACATGCCGGTTGGCCATACAAAGTTTTCTTGCACTGCCCAACCCTGAGCTAGCTGATGAAATTGAGGCGATATGCAGCTCTGAGTCATGGAAGGGAATTCTTGGCAAGCTCTGGCCTAATGTTAAGTACATTGAAGCTGTCCTTACGGGAACGATGGCACAATATATCCCCATGCTTGAATTCTACAGTGATGGCAAGATTCCATTGGTCTGCACTATGTATGCTTCCTCAGAGAGCTACTTTGGTGTCAATCTGAGGCCACTGTGCAGCCCAAAAGACGTGTCTTACACCATCCTTCCAAACATGGCCTACTTTGAATTCATACCATTGGAGGATGGTCGCAAGTTGATAGAGGATGATGAGGTAGTGGAGAATGACACGCTTGTCAGCCTGGTGGATGTCAAGGTCGGATGCTACTATGAGCTTGTTGTCACCACATTTTCCG GACTCTACAGGTACAGGGTAGGTGATGTACTTCAGGTTACAGGCTTCTACAACCGTGCACCACAGTTCAAATTCATCTGCCGGAGAAATGTGATCCTCAGCGTTGATTCAGACAAGACCAACGAGGAGGATCTTCACAATAGCGTCACCCGTGCCAAGGAAATCCTGGAGAACCGAAACTACCTCCTCTTGGAGTACACTAGCTGCACCGACACCTCCACTGTCCCTGGCCACTATGTGTTATTCTGGGAGATCAAATCCACCTGTGAAGGCGCAACACCGTGCGTCCCTCTCGACGCCCAGATTCTTGAGAGCTGCTGCATCGCTGTCGAGGAGGCACTCGACTATGTCTACAGGCGCTGCAGAGCCCATGACAGGTCAATAGGGCCGCTGGAGATCCGGCTGGTTGAAGCTGGCGCCTTTGATGATCTGATGGATCTGCTGGTCAGCCAGGGCAGCTCCATTAACCAGTACAAAACTCCAAGATGCATCGAGTCCGGTCCAGCGCTGAAGCTGCTCAATTCCAGGGTCACTGGTTCGTTCTTTAGCCCCCGCGATCCTGAATGGACTGTGTAA
- the LOC120694810 gene encoding probable indole-3-acetic acid-amido synthetase GH3.11 isoform X1, whose product MCLSDHALSHYKRGAQAPEIVTLSHCLPLQSRSIFISSFASNMDEHKLGYKGNDVLQDLEILTMNAKAAQELILRKILEKNHGTEYLNKFMNGSTDISAFKSQVPVVTYDVVQPYIARIAAGEPSSILCGEQIVELLRSSGTSRGEPRLMPSISEDLYRRTYLYSLIMPIMNNQICRYIRGLGEGKAMYLLFVKAETLTNAGIPVRSVLTSYYKSPHFLHRKHDLYNKYTGPDEVILCPESEQSMYCQLLCGLVERQHVLRLGAVFASAFLRSISFLEQHWCDLVSDIRIGQLSSNITNSTCRLAIQSFLALPNPELADEIEAICSSESWKGILGKLWPNVKYIEAVLTGTMAQYIPMLEFYSDGKIPLVCTMYASSESYFGVNLRPLCSPKDVSYTILPNMAYFEFIPLEDGRKLIEDDEVVENDTLVSLVDVKVGCYYELVVTTFSGLYRYRVGDVLQVTGFYNRAPQFKFICRRNVILSVDSDKTNEEDLHNSVTRAKEILENRNYLLLEYTSCTDTSTVPGHYVLFWEIKSTCEGATPCVPLDAQILESCCIAVEEALDYVYRRCRAHDRSIGPLEIRLVEAGAFDDLMDLLVSQGSSINQYKTPRCIESGPALKLLNSRVTGSFFSPRDPEWTV is encoded by the exons ATGTGTCTCTCAGATCATGCACTATCACATTATAAAAGGGGTGCACAAGCTCCAGAAATCGTTACTCTGAGCCATTGTCTTCCCCTTCAAAGTAGGTCCAtatttatttcttcttttgcttCCAATATGGATGAGCATAAGTTAGGCTACAAGGGAAATGATGTTCTGCAAGATCTTGAAATACTGACTATGAATGCCAAAGCAGCCCAAGAGCTTATATTGAGAAAAATACTTGAGAAGAATCATGGTACTGAATActtgaacaaattcatgaaTGGGTCCACAGACATTTCTGCCTTCAAGAGCCAGGTTCCAGTAGTGACATATGATGTGGTCCAACCATACATTGCAAGGATTGCAGCTGGTGAACCATCTTCAATTTTATGCGGAGAACAAATTGTAGAGCTGCTCAGAAG CTCTGGAACTTCTCGTGGTGAGCCAAGATTGATGCCATCCATCTCAGAGGATCTTTATCGTCGAACATACCTGTATAGTCTCATCATGCCTATCATGAACAA TCAAATCTGCAGGTATATACGAGGCCTTGGTGAGGGCAAGGCGATGTATCTTCTCTTTGTAAAAGCTGAAACATTGACAAACGCTGGCATTCCAGTCCGATCAGTCCTCACTAGCTATTATAAGAGCCCTCATTTCTTGCACCGCAAACACGACCTGTACAACAAGTATACCGGTCCTGACGAGGTCATTCTTTGCCCTGAAAGTGAGCAAAGCATGTACTGCCAACTACTTTGTGGACTGGTAGAACGCCAGCATGTCCTTCGTCTTGGAGCAGTTTTTGCCTCAGCGTTCCTTCGATCCATCAGCTTTCTTGAGCAACATTGGTGTGACCTAGTTAGTGACATCCGAATCGGTCAGCTCAGTTCCAACATCACCAATTCCACATGCCGGTTGGCCATACAAAGTTTTCTTGCACTGCCCAACCCTGAGCTAGCTGATGAAATTGAGGCGATATGCAGCTCTGAGTCATGGAAGGGAATTCTTGGCAAGCTCTGGCCTAATGTTAAGTACATTGAAGCTGTCCTTACGGGAACGATGGCACAATATATCCCCATGCTTGAATTCTACAGTGATGGCAAGATTCCATTGGTCTGCACTATGTATGCTTCCTCAGAGAGCTACTTTGGTGTCAATCTGAGGCCACTGTGCAGCCCAAAAGACGTGTCTTACACCATCCTTCCAAACATGGCCTACTTTGAATTCATACCATTGGAGGATGGTCGCAAGTTGATAGAGGATGATGAGGTAGTGGAGAATGACACGCTTGTCAGCCTGGTGGATGTCAAGGTCGGATGCTACTATGAGCTTGTTGTCACCACATTTTCCG GACTCTACAGGTACAGGGTAGGTGATGTACTTCAGGTTACAGGCTTCTACAACCGTGCACCACAGTTCAAATTCATCTGCCGGAGAAATGTGATCCTCAGCGTTGATTCAGACAAGACCAACGAGGAGGATCTTCACAATAGCGTCACCCGTGCCAAGGAAATCCTGGAGAACCGAAACTACCTCCTCTTGGAGTACACTAGCTGCACCGACACCTCCACTGTCCCTGGCCACTATGTGTTATTCTGGGAGATCAAATCCACCTGTGAAGGCGCAACACCGTGCGTCCCTCTCGACGCCCAGATTCTTGAGAGCTGCTGCATCGCTGTCGAGGAGGCACTCGACTATGTCTACAGGCGCTGCAGAGCCCATGACAGGTCAATAGGGCCGCTGGAGATCCGGCTGGTTGAAGCTGGCGCCTTTGATGATCTGATGGATCTGCTGGTCAGCCAGGGCAGCTCCATTAACCAGTACAAAACTCCAAGATGCATCGAGTCCGGTCCAGCGCTGAAGCTGCTCAATTCCAGGGTCACTGGTTCGTTCTTTAGCCCCCGCGATCCTGAATGGACTGTGTAA
- the LOC120694810 gene encoding probable indole-3-acetic acid-amido synthetase GH3.11 isoform X3 produces MDEHKLGYKGNDVLQDLEILTMNAKAAQELILRKILEKNHGTEYLNKFMNGSTDISAFKSQVPVVTYDVVQPYIARIAAGEPSSILCGEQIVELLRSSGTSRGEPRLMPSISEDLYRRTYLYSLIMPIMNNQICRYIRGLGEGKAMYLLFVKAETLTNAGIPVRSVLTSYYKSPHFLHRKHDLYNKYTGPDEVILCPESEQSMYCQLLCGLVERQHVLRLGAVFASAFLRSISFLEQHWCDLVSDIRIGQLSSNITNSTCRLAIQSFLALPNPELADEIEAICSSESWKGILGKLWPNVKYIEAVLTGTMAQYIPMLEFYSDGKIPLVCTMYASSESYFGVNLRPLCSPKDVSYTILPNMAYFEFIPLEDGRKLIEDDEVVENDTLVSLVDVKVGCYYELVVTTFSGLYRYRVGDVLQVTGFYNRAPQFKFICRRNVILSVDSDKTNEEDLHNSVTRAKEILENRNYLLLEYTSCTDTSTVPGHYVLFWEIKSTCEGATPCVPLDAQILESCCIAVEEALDYVYRRCRAHDRSIGPLEIRLVEAGAFDDLMDLLVSQGSSINQYKTPRCIESGPALKLLNSRVTGSFFSPRDPEWTV; encoded by the exons ATGGATGAGCATAAGTTAGGCTACAAGGGAAATGATGTTCTGCAAGATCTTGAAATACTGACTATGAATGCCAAAGCAGCCCAAGAGCTTATATTGAGAAAAATACTTGAGAAGAATCATGGTACTGAATActtgaacaaattcatgaaTGGGTCCACAGACATTTCTGCCTTCAAGAGCCAGGTTCCAGTAGTGACATATGATGTGGTCCAACCATACATTGCAAGGATTGCAGCTGGTGAACCATCTTCAATTTTATGCGGAGAACAAATTGTAGAGCTGCTCAGAAG CTCTGGAACTTCTCGTGGTGAGCCAAGATTGATGCCATCCATCTCAGAGGATCTTTATCGTCGAACATACCTGTATAGTCTCATCATGCCTATCATGAACAA TCAAATCTGCAGGTATATACGAGGCCTTGGTGAGGGCAAGGCGATGTATCTTCTCTTTGTAAAAGCTGAAACATTGACAAACGCTGGCATTCCAGTCCGATCAGTCCTCACTAGCTATTATAAGAGCCCTCATTTCTTGCACCGCAAACACGACCTGTACAACAAGTATACCGGTCCTGACGAGGTCATTCTTTGCCCTGAAAGTGAGCAAAGCATGTACTGCCAACTACTTTGTGGACTGGTAGAACGCCAGCATGTCCTTCGTCTTGGAGCAGTTTTTGCCTCAGCGTTCCTTCGATCCATCAGCTTTCTTGAGCAACATTGGTGTGACCTAGTTAGTGACATCCGAATCGGTCAGCTCAGTTCCAACATCACCAATTCCACATGCCGGTTGGCCATACAAAGTTTTCTTGCACTGCCCAACCCTGAGCTAGCTGATGAAATTGAGGCGATATGCAGCTCTGAGTCATGGAAGGGAATTCTTGGCAAGCTCTGGCCTAATGTTAAGTACATTGAAGCTGTCCTTACGGGAACGATGGCACAATATATCCCCATGCTTGAATTCTACAGTGATGGCAAGATTCCATTGGTCTGCACTATGTATGCTTCCTCAGAGAGCTACTTTGGTGTCAATCTGAGGCCACTGTGCAGCCCAAAAGACGTGTCTTACACCATCCTTCCAAACATGGCCTACTTTGAATTCATACCATTGGAGGATGGTCGCAAGTTGATAGAGGATGATGAGGTAGTGGAGAATGACACGCTTGTCAGCCTGGTGGATGTCAAGGTCGGATGCTACTATGAGCTTGTTGTCACCACATTTTCCG GACTCTACAGGTACAGGGTAGGTGATGTACTTCAGGTTACAGGCTTCTACAACCGTGCACCACAGTTCAAATTCATCTGCCGGAGAAATGTGATCCTCAGCGTTGATTCAGACAAGACCAACGAGGAGGATCTTCACAATAGCGTCACCCGTGCCAAGGAAATCCTGGAGAACCGAAACTACCTCCTCTTGGAGTACACTAGCTGCACCGACACCTCCACTGTCCCTGGCCACTATGTGTTATTCTGGGAGATCAAATCCACCTGTGAAGGCGCAACACCGTGCGTCCCTCTCGACGCCCAGATTCTTGAGAGCTGCTGCATCGCTGTCGAGGAGGCACTCGACTATGTCTACAGGCGCTGCAGAGCCCATGACAGGTCAATAGGGCCGCTGGAGATCCGGCTGGTTGAAGCTGGCGCCTTTGATGATCTGATGGATCTGCTGGTCAGCCAGGGCAGCTCCATTAACCAGTACAAAACTCCAAGATGCATCGAGTCCGGTCCAGCGCTGAAGCTGCTCAATTCCAGGGTCACTGGTTCGTTCTTTAGCCCCCGCGATCCTGAATGGACTGTGTAA
- the LOC120694810 gene encoding probable indole-3-acetic acid-amido synthetase GH3.11 isoform X4: MNGSTDISAFKSQVPVVTYDVVQPYIARIAAGEPSSILCGEQIVELLRSSGTSRGEPRLMPSISEDLYRRTYLYSLIMPIMNNQICRYIRGLGEGKAMYLLFVKAETLTNAGIPVRSVLTSYYKSPHFLHRKHDLYNKYTGPDEVILCPESEQSMYCQLLCGLVERQHVLRLGAVFASAFLRSISFLEQHWCDLVSDIRIGQLSSNITNSTCRLAIQSFLALPNPELADEIEAICSSESWKGILGKLWPNVKYIEAVLTGTMAQYIPMLEFYSDGKIPLVCTMYASSESYFGVNLRPLCSPKDVSYTILPNMAYFEFIPLEDGRKLIEDDEVVENDTLVSLVDVKVGCYYELVVTTFSGLYRYRVGDVLQVTGFYNRAPQFKFICRRNVILSVDSDKTNEEDLHNSVTRAKEILENRNYLLLEYTSCTDTSTVPGHYVLFWEIKSTCEGATPCVPLDAQILESCCIAVEEALDYVYRRCRAHDRSIGPLEIRLVEAGAFDDLMDLLVSQGSSINQYKTPRCIESGPALKLLNSRVTGSFFSPRDPEWTV, translated from the exons atgaaTGGGTCCACAGACATTTCTGCCTTCAAGAGCCAGGTTCCAGTAGTGACATATGATGTGGTCCAACCATACATTGCAAGGATTGCAGCTGGTGAACCATCTTCAATTTTATGCGGAGAACAAATTGTAGAGCTGCTCAGAAG CTCTGGAACTTCTCGTGGTGAGCCAAGATTGATGCCATCCATCTCAGAGGATCTTTATCGTCGAACATACCTGTATAGTCTCATCATGCCTATCATGAACAA TCAAATCTGCAGGTATATACGAGGCCTTGGTGAGGGCAAGGCGATGTATCTTCTCTTTGTAAAAGCTGAAACATTGACAAACGCTGGCATTCCAGTCCGATCAGTCCTCACTAGCTATTATAAGAGCCCTCATTTCTTGCACCGCAAACACGACCTGTACAACAAGTATACCGGTCCTGACGAGGTCATTCTTTGCCCTGAAAGTGAGCAAAGCATGTACTGCCAACTACTTTGTGGACTGGTAGAACGCCAGCATGTCCTTCGTCTTGGAGCAGTTTTTGCCTCAGCGTTCCTTCGATCCATCAGCTTTCTTGAGCAACATTGGTGTGACCTAGTTAGTGACATCCGAATCGGTCAGCTCAGTTCCAACATCACCAATTCCACATGCCGGTTGGCCATACAAAGTTTTCTTGCACTGCCCAACCCTGAGCTAGCTGATGAAATTGAGGCGATATGCAGCTCTGAGTCATGGAAGGGAATTCTTGGCAAGCTCTGGCCTAATGTTAAGTACATTGAAGCTGTCCTTACGGGAACGATGGCACAATATATCCCCATGCTTGAATTCTACAGTGATGGCAAGATTCCATTGGTCTGCACTATGTATGCTTCCTCAGAGAGCTACTTTGGTGTCAATCTGAGGCCACTGTGCAGCCCAAAAGACGTGTCTTACACCATCCTTCCAAACATGGCCTACTTTGAATTCATACCATTGGAGGATGGTCGCAAGTTGATAGAGGATGATGAGGTAGTGGAGAATGACACGCTTGTCAGCCTGGTGGATGTCAAGGTCGGATGCTACTATGAGCTTGTTGTCACCACATTTTCCG GACTCTACAGGTACAGGGTAGGTGATGTACTTCAGGTTACAGGCTTCTACAACCGTGCACCACAGTTCAAATTCATCTGCCGGAGAAATGTGATCCTCAGCGTTGATTCAGACAAGACCAACGAGGAGGATCTTCACAATAGCGTCACCCGTGCCAAGGAAATCCTGGAGAACCGAAACTACCTCCTCTTGGAGTACACTAGCTGCACCGACACCTCCACTGTCCCTGGCCACTATGTGTTATTCTGGGAGATCAAATCCACCTGTGAAGGCGCAACACCGTGCGTCCCTCTCGACGCCCAGATTCTTGAGAGCTGCTGCATCGCTGTCGAGGAGGCACTCGACTATGTCTACAGGCGCTGCAGAGCCCATGACAGGTCAATAGGGCCGCTGGAGATCCGGCTGGTTGAAGCTGGCGCCTTTGATGATCTGATGGATCTGCTGGTCAGCCAGGGCAGCTCCATTAACCAGTACAAAACTCCAAGATGCATCGAGTCCGGTCCAGCGCTGAAGCTGCTCAATTCCAGGGTCACTGGTTCGTTCTTTAGCCCCCGCGATCCTGAATGGACTGTGTAA
- the LOC120694810 gene encoding probable indole-3-acetic acid-amido synthetase GH3.11 isoform X5: MPSISEDLYRRTYLYSLIMPIMNNQICRYIRGLGEGKAMYLLFVKAETLTNAGIPVRSVLTSYYKSPHFLHRKHDLYNKYTGPDEVILCPESEQSMYCQLLCGLVERQHVLRLGAVFASAFLRSISFLEQHWCDLVSDIRIGQLSSNITNSTCRLAIQSFLALPNPELADEIEAICSSESWKGILGKLWPNVKYIEAVLTGTMAQYIPMLEFYSDGKIPLVCTMYASSESYFGVNLRPLCSPKDVSYTILPNMAYFEFIPLEDGRKLIEDDEVVENDTLVSLVDVKVGCYYELVVTTFSGLYRYRVGDVLQVTGFYNRAPQFKFICRRNVILSVDSDKTNEEDLHNSVTRAKEILENRNYLLLEYTSCTDTSTVPGHYVLFWEIKSTCEGATPCVPLDAQILESCCIAVEEALDYVYRRCRAHDRSIGPLEIRLVEAGAFDDLMDLLVSQGSSINQYKTPRCIESGPALKLLNSRVTGSFFSPRDPEWTV, from the exons ATGCCATCCATCTCAGAGGATCTTTATCGTCGAACATACCTGTATAGTCTCATCATGCCTATCATGAACAA TCAAATCTGCAGGTATATACGAGGCCTTGGTGAGGGCAAGGCGATGTATCTTCTCTTTGTAAAAGCTGAAACATTGACAAACGCTGGCATTCCAGTCCGATCAGTCCTCACTAGCTATTATAAGAGCCCTCATTTCTTGCACCGCAAACACGACCTGTACAACAAGTATACCGGTCCTGACGAGGTCATTCTTTGCCCTGAAAGTGAGCAAAGCATGTACTGCCAACTACTTTGTGGACTGGTAGAACGCCAGCATGTCCTTCGTCTTGGAGCAGTTTTTGCCTCAGCGTTCCTTCGATCCATCAGCTTTCTTGAGCAACATTGGTGTGACCTAGTTAGTGACATCCGAATCGGTCAGCTCAGTTCCAACATCACCAATTCCACATGCCGGTTGGCCATACAAAGTTTTCTTGCACTGCCCAACCCTGAGCTAGCTGATGAAATTGAGGCGATATGCAGCTCTGAGTCATGGAAGGGAATTCTTGGCAAGCTCTGGCCTAATGTTAAGTACATTGAAGCTGTCCTTACGGGAACGATGGCACAATATATCCCCATGCTTGAATTCTACAGTGATGGCAAGATTCCATTGGTCTGCACTATGTATGCTTCCTCAGAGAGCTACTTTGGTGTCAATCTGAGGCCACTGTGCAGCCCAAAAGACGTGTCTTACACCATCCTTCCAAACATGGCCTACTTTGAATTCATACCATTGGAGGATGGTCGCAAGTTGATAGAGGATGATGAGGTAGTGGAGAATGACACGCTTGTCAGCCTGGTGGATGTCAAGGTCGGATGCTACTATGAGCTTGTTGTCACCACATTTTCCG GACTCTACAGGTACAGGGTAGGTGATGTACTTCAGGTTACAGGCTTCTACAACCGTGCACCACAGTTCAAATTCATCTGCCGGAGAAATGTGATCCTCAGCGTTGATTCAGACAAGACCAACGAGGAGGATCTTCACAATAGCGTCACCCGTGCCAAGGAAATCCTGGAGAACCGAAACTACCTCCTCTTGGAGTACACTAGCTGCACCGACACCTCCACTGTCCCTGGCCACTATGTGTTATTCTGGGAGATCAAATCCACCTGTGAAGGCGCAACACCGTGCGTCCCTCTCGACGCCCAGATTCTTGAGAGCTGCTGCATCGCTGTCGAGGAGGCACTCGACTATGTCTACAGGCGCTGCAGAGCCCATGACAGGTCAATAGGGCCGCTGGAGATCCGGCTGGTTGAAGCTGGCGCCTTTGATGATCTGATGGATCTGCTGGTCAGCCAGGGCAGCTCCATTAACCAGTACAAAACTCCAAGATGCATCGAGTCCGGTCCAGCGCTGAAGCTGCTCAATTCCAGGGTCACTGGTTCGTTCTTTAGCCCCCGCGATCCTGAATGGACTGTGTAA
- the LOC120694811 gene encoding 40S ribosomal protein S21-like isoform X3, protein MQNEEGKMLDLYVPRKCSATNRIITAKDHASVQINIGHLDENGLYDGSFTTFALSGFVRAQGDADSSLDRLWQKKRAEIKQ, encoded by the exons ATGCAGAACGAGGAGGGTAAGATGTTGGACCTATACGTCCCCAGGAAGTG ctcTGCCACGAACAGGATCATTACTGCCAAGGACCATGCCTCAGTCCAGATCAACATTGGGCACTTGGATGAGAATGGGTTGTATGATGGGAGCTTCACCACATTTGCTCTCTCTGGATTCGTCCGTGCTCAG GGTGATGCCGACAGTTCTTTGGACAGGCTGTGGCAGAAGAAAAGGGCTGAGATCAAGCAGTAG
- the LOC120694811 gene encoding 40S ribosomal protein S21-like isoform X1 → MDPNLQLPLSPKTRSRVYNPFTYQSRPPIPSSLFVTPTQLPSLARLPLPEKDPLLLYPPPPTQSPSAIMQNEEGKMLDLYVPRKCSATNRIITAKDHASVQINIGHLDENGLYDGSFTTFALSGFVRAQGDADSSLDRLWQKKRAEIKQ, encoded by the exons ATGGATCCAAACCTCCAACTGCCATTGAGCCcgaaaacaaggtctagggttTATAATCCTTTCACGTACCAATCCCGACCACCTATTCCCTCATCTCTCTTCGTCACGCCGACGCAGCTCCCGTCTCTTGCTCGTCTTCCCCTTCCCGAG AAGGATCCATTGTTGCTGTatcccccaccccccacccagTCGCCATCAGCCATCATGCAGAACGAGGAGGGTAAGATGTTGGACCTATACGTCCCCAGGAAGTG ctcTGCCACGAACAGGATCATTACTGCCAAGGACCATGCCTCAGTCCAGATCAACATTGGGCACTTGGATGAGAATGGGTTGTATGATGGGAGCTTCACCACATTTGCTCTCTCTGGATTCGTCCGTGCTCAG GGTGATGCCGACAGTTCTTTGGACAGGCTGTGGCAGAAGAAAAGGGCTGAGATCAAGCAGTAG
- the LOC120694811 gene encoding 40S ribosomal protein S21-like isoform X2: MDPNLQLPLSPKTRSRVYNPFTYQSRPPIPSSLFVTPTQLPSLARLPLPEDPLLLYPPPPTQSPSAIMQNEEGKMLDLYVPRKCSATNRIITAKDHASVQINIGHLDENGLYDGSFTTFALSGFVRAQGDADSSLDRLWQKKRAEIKQ, encoded by the exons ATGGATCCAAACCTCCAACTGCCATTGAGCCcgaaaacaaggtctagggttTATAATCCTTTCACGTACCAATCCCGACCACCTATTCCCTCATCTCTCTTCGTCACGCCGACGCAGCTCCCGTCTCTTGCTCGTCTTCCCCTTCCCGAG GATCCATTGTTGCTGTatcccccaccccccacccagTCGCCATCAGCCATCATGCAGAACGAGGAGGGTAAGATGTTGGACCTATACGTCCCCAGGAAGTG ctcTGCCACGAACAGGATCATTACTGCCAAGGACCATGCCTCAGTCCAGATCAACATTGGGCACTTGGATGAGAATGGGTTGTATGATGGGAGCTTCACCACATTTGCTCTCTCTGGATTCGTCCGTGCTCAG GGTGATGCCGACAGTTCTTTGGACAGGCTGTGGCAGAAGAAAAGGGCTGAGATCAAGCAGTAG
- the LOC120694813 gene encoding protein RALF-like 22, translating into MARHAPLLFTIAAVLAVAAASASSYVRAADKELMIIGGDDDVFGLGGVIGGRRRLEDLNGTSPDANATSADGNSTSTGYISYLALSRDSVPCSQRGASYYNCRPGAEANPYSRGCSAITQCRG; encoded by the coding sequence ATGGCACGGCACGCTCCGCTGCTCTTCACCATCGCGGCCGTgctcgccgtggccgcggcgtcggcgtcgtcctaCGTGCGCGCCGCGGACAAGGAGCTGATGATcatcggcggcgacgacgacgtgttCGGGCTGGGCGGCGTGatcggcggcaggcggcggctggAAGACCTCAACGGCACGAGCCCCGACGCGAACGCGACGAGCGCCGACGGCAACTCCACGAGCACGGGGTACATCAGCTACCTCGCGCTGTCCAGGGACAGCGTCCCGTGCTCGCAGCGCGGCGCGTCCTACTACAACTGCCGACCCGGCGCAGAGGCCAACCCCTACAGCCGCGGCTGCTCAGCAATCACGCAGTGCCGCGGCTGA